The Halomonas sp. THAF5a genome segment GCATCGAGCCTCTCCTGCGTGAGCGTGAATAAAAACGGCCGCCCATCATAGCAGATGGACGGCCGTCGCCGAGCGGGGCGCTCGAGGGGCTGGGCTACTCGCCGGCGTGGAAGGCGATCGCCACCGAGTTGATGCAGTAGCGAAGCCCGGTGGTCTCCGGCGGGCCGTCGGGGAAGACGTGGCCGAGGTGGGCGTCGCAGCGGGCGCAGGTCACCTCGGTGCGCTGCATGCCGTGGCTGGTGTCGGCGTGCTCCTCGACGCACTTCGGCGTGAAGGGGCGGTCGAAGCTCGGCCAGCCGCAGCCGGCGTTGAACTTGTGCTCGTTCTCGAACAGCGGCGCATTGCAGCACACGCAGTGGTAGATGCCGTGCTCGTCGCTCACATGGTACTTGCCGCTGAATGCCGGTTCGGTGCCTTTCTCGCGGGTGACGCGGTACTGCTCCGGCGTCAGCTGCTCACGCCACTCGGCGTCGCTCTTGTGGATCTTGCTGCGCATGGCCTCTCTCCTCATTGCGTCGTGGAGCCGGCGGCAGGCTCGGCGTCTCGCCCTCATTCTGACATCTCACGGGGCGGGGGTTTCCAGTCGCGGCCCGTGACAGGTCACGCGATATCAACGAGCGACGAGAGGTGCTTGACACACCCCGGGGGTGTCGGTAATATTCGCCGCACCTCGACGAGGCGAGCCAATGCGTCCCATTCGTCTAGTGGTCCAGGACACCGCCCTTTCACGGCGGTAACAGGGGTTCGAACCCCCTATGGGACGCCACTCGATTCGTTCAGGTGCCGGAGTGCGGGAATAGCTCAGTGGTAGAGCATCGCCTTGCCAAGGCGAGGGTCGGGAGTTCGAATCTCCTTTCCCGCTCCATCTTTCCTCGGGAAGAGCGTAGTTTGAAGGTACAATTTGCGTCCCATTCGTCTAGTGGTCTAGGACACCGCCCTTTCACGGCGGTAACAGGGGTTCGAACCCCCTATGGGACGCCACCTTCGACATCCGGTGGCAACACAGTGCGAGAAGACCAAGCGGGAATAGCTCAGTGGTAGAGCATCGCCTTGCCAAGGCGAGGGTCGGGAGTTCGAATCTCCTTTCCCGCTCCATTCGCTCTTTCGAGTGATGATTGCGTCCCATTCGTCTAGTGGCCTAGGACACCGCCCTTTCACGGCGGTAACAGGGGTTCGAACCCCCTATGGGACGCCACTTCTCTCAAGCACGTACCAGATAAGCGGGAATAGCTCAGTGGTAGAGCATCGCCTTGCCAAGGCGAGGGTCGGGAGTTCGAATCTCCTTTCCCGCTCCAATCTTGTTAAGTACTCCCTATCGGTTAGGCCAAGGCTCGGGTCATGAGCTGGGGCGCCAGTCCGATCGAATCTCCTTTCCCGCTCCAATCTTGTTAAGTACTCCCTATCGGACAAGCCAAGGCTCGCGTCGTGAGCTGGGGCGCCAGTCCGATCGCATCTCCTTTCCCGCTCCAATCTTGTTAAGTACTCCCTATCGGATAGGCCAAGGCTCGGGTCATGAGCTGGGGCGCCAGTCCGGCTGATGGCAGCCCCATCGCATCTCCTTTCCCGCTCCAATCTTGCATGACCCTCCCAGATATCGATCATGAGTCAAGGCGCCCGCCTGGCTGGTGATGTTTCGTCGTATCTCGTTTTCCGCATCCACCAGATGCCATGACCTCTCCGGTCAGACCACGTCGCCCGTCACGAGCCATCACGCCACCCCGGCTGTTGCTGCCTGTCCGAATGCGCTATGGTGGCCCCAGACACGGGGTGCGGCCACGGCCGCTGAGATGATACCCGTCGAACCTGATCCAGTTCACACTGGCGAAGGGATGTCGGCCGGCTCCAGCGCGGCGTCCCTTGCCGCGTCGCAAGGAGTTCTCATGGCCGTTTCCTCTCTCCCCCTCGATCAGCAGGTGGTGCTCGTCACCGGCGGCGCCCGCGGTCTCGGTGCCCGACTGACCCGGGCCTTCCTCGATCAGGGCGCCCGCGTGGTGATCAACTACTACCAGAGCCGTGAGGCCGCCGAGACGCTGGTGAAGGAAGCCCCGGAGCGGGCCCTGGCCGTGCAGGCCGACGTGCGCGATCCCGAGGCGGTCAAGGAGCTGTTCGAGCAGGCGCAGGCCCACTTCGGCGCCCCGGTCACCACCGTGGTCAACAACGCCCTGCCCGACTTCACCTTCAACGGCGATGCGCGGCCCGGCGCCGACGCGCTGGACTGGTCGCACCTCCAGCAGCAGCTCGAGGGGGTCAACCGGGGCGCGCTCAATACCATCCAGGCGGCGCTGGCCGGCATGCGCGAGCAGGGCGGCGGGCGCATCATCAACGTCGGCACCAACCTCTTCCAGAATCCCGTCGTGCCCTATCACGACTACACCGCCGGCAAGGCCGCGCTGCTCTCGCTGACCCGCACCCTCGCCAATGACCTGGGGCCCGACAACATCACCGTGAACATGATCTCCGGCGGCCTGCTGCGCACCACCGATGCGTCCAGCGCGACCCCGGAGGCGGTCTTCGATCTGATCGCCCAGAACACCCCGCTGCGCCGGGTGACCACGCCGGAGGAGTTCGCCGACGCGGCGCTGTTCTTCGCCTCGCCCTGGGCGAGGGCGGTCACCGGTCAGAACCTGATCGTCGACGGCGGGCTGGTGAAAGGATGATGCAACCACGAAGCCCCGACGAGACGCTGCACCTCAACCTGTTCGTGATGGGCGCCGGCCACCACCGCGCGGCCTGGCGCCACCCCGACTCCAGCGCCGAGCGGCTCGGCGACATCGCCTACTACGAGTCCCTGGCCCGCACCGCCGAGCGCGGCAAGCTGGATGCGGTGTTCTTCGCCGACGGCATGAGCGCCGGCAGCGTGGAGGACGGCTTCAACTGGCATCTCGAGCCGCTGACCGCGCTCTCCGCCATGAGTCGCGCCACCCGACATATCGGCCTGATCAGCACGCTCTCCAGCACCTTCTACACGCCCTTCCACGCGGCCCGGCTGGTGGGCTCGCTGGACCACATCTCCGGTGGGCGCGTGGGCTGGAACGTGGTGACCTCGATGTTCGACAGCGAGGCGCGCAACCACGGCTATCAAGCCATGCCAGCGCACGCCGAGCGCTACGCCCGCGCCGAGGAGTTCGTGCAGACGGTGCTGGCTCTCTGGGACAGCTGGGCCGATGACGCCATCGAGCGCGACCGACACGGGCGCTATGCCGACCCGGACAAGGTGCAGAAGATCCACCATCACGGCAAGCACTTCCTGGTGGACGGGCCCCTGAATCTGCCGCGCCCGCCCCAGGGCCATCCGGTGCTGGTGCAGGCGGGCGCCTCCTCCCAGGGGCGCGACCTGGCGGCGCGCTATGCCGAGGCGATCTACGCGGTCGCCTACGACCTCGCGACCGCCCAGGACTACTACCGAGACATCAAGGATCGGGTGGCGGCGGCCGGGCGTACCGCGCCGGTGCCGATCCTGCCGGGACTCGTCACCTACGTCGGCTCCACCATGGAGGAGGCCCGGGCCAAGCAGCGCGCGCTGGACGAGTGCCTGCCGGTGGCGGCCTCGCTGCGCCAGCTGGGGCTGTTCATCGAGCAGGACTGCAGTGACTGGGAGCTGGACGCGCCGGTGCCGCCGCTGCCGCCGCTCGCCGAGTTCCGCGGCCCCCAGGGCCGCTACGCCACCATCCTGCGCATCATCGAGACCGAGCGGCCGACCCTGCGCCAGCTGCTCGGGCGGCTCGCCGCCGGCGGCGGCCACTGCACCATGATCGGCACCCCGGAGAGCATCGTCGACGAGATGGAGCGCTGGTTCCACGGCCGCGGCGCGGACGGCTTCAACCTGATGCCGCCGTCGCTGCCCGGCGGGATCGAGGACTTCGTCGACCAGGTGGTGCCGGAGCTGCAGCGCCGCGGCCTCTTCCGCGAGGCGTACACCACCACCACCCTGCGCGGCCACCTCGGCCTCGAACGCCCGCCGGGCTGAACCTCCTGGCGATCCGCTCACGATAGCGGTTCCCCAAAATAAAAGGTTCATCGCACTTTGCCGGGAAATGCGGCACGGATCTTCAGGAAGAAGTACGCCGTGTCGCGATACCCGTAGGCCATCCGCTTGATGACCTTGATCCGGTTGTTCATGCCCTCCAGCACGCTGGTGTTCAGCCGGTGCCGGGCGCTGGACAGGATCCCTTCGAGGTACGGGACCAACCGCTTGGCGAAACGTTCCAAGGCCTCGATGCCACTGCTGGTCGCCATGGCATGCCACTCCTGCCAGGCGTTTCGGGCGGTGGCTTCGTCGTCGGCAAACCACAGGGTCTTGAGCTGATCCTTGAGCAGGTACGCCGTGGTCAGTGACGCATTGGCCGCCAGCAGCTCCTCCAGCTTCACCGCCTGCTCGGGCTTGAGATTGTCGGCGTTGCGCAGCAGCAGCCAACGACTGCCCTTGATCACCTTGCGGGCCGCCTTGTCGTCGCGCAGCTGGTTAGCCTGATCGACGCGTACCCGATCCATCACTTCGCGCCCGTACTTGGCCACCACGTGGAAGCGGTCGTAGACCACCTCGGCGTTGGGGCACTGGTCCTTCACCTCACAATCGAAGGCCGAGTTCATGTCCATGGCCACGGCCTCGATCAGCTCTCGTGCCTCGCCCAGCCACGCGAAGAAGGGGCGGATCGACTCGCGGGAGCGGCCTTCGCCGATCCATACCACCTGCTGAGTGTCGGCGCAGGCGACCACGGTGGCGTAGCGGTGTCCCTTGTGCAGGGCAAACTCGTCCATCATCAGCCGCCGCAAGCGTGTCGGATCCGGTGCCGGCAGGTCGCGTTGCAGGCGCTGCTTGTCGATGGTCTTGACGGTATGCCAGTGCAAGCCGACCAGATCCGCGACATGCCGGATCGGCAGCAACGTGACCAGGCGCTCCACCCACTGGCGCAGTGTGGTGGTGACCGGCGAGCGCCCGGGTAGCCAGTCGATGCGCTCTCGTGTCGGACCACAGGTCGGGCAGCGCAGGCGCCGCACCGGGACATCCAGCTCCACTCGGTAGATCAGCAGCGGCGCCTCGCGGACGCGCCGGCGATGCACGTCATG includes the following:
- the msrB gene encoding peptide-methionine (R)-S-oxide reductase MsrB translates to MRSKIHKSDAEWREQLTPEQYRVTREKGTEPAFSGKYHVSDEHGIYHCVCCNAPLFENEHKFNAGCGWPSFDRPFTPKCVEEHADTSHGMQRTEVTCARCDAHLGHVFPDGPPETTGLRYCINSVAIAFHAGE
- a CDS encoding 3-oxoacyl-ACP reductase — encoded protein: MAVSSLPLDQQVVLVTGGARGLGARLTRAFLDQGARVVINYYQSREAAETLVKEAPERALAVQADVRDPEAVKELFEQAQAHFGAPVTTVVNNALPDFTFNGDARPGADALDWSHLQQQLEGVNRGALNTIQAALAGMREQGGGRIINVGTNLFQNPVVPYHDYTAGKAALLSLTRTLANDLGPDNITVNMISGGLLRTTDASSATPEAVFDLIAQNTPLRRVTTPEEFADAALFFASPWARAVTGQNLIVDGGLVKG
- a CDS encoding LLM class flavin-dependent oxidoreductase, whose product is MMQPRSPDETLHLNLFVMGAGHHRAAWRHPDSSAERLGDIAYYESLARTAERGKLDAVFFADGMSAGSVEDGFNWHLEPLTALSAMSRATRHIGLISTLSSTFYTPFHAARLVGSLDHISGGRVGWNVVTSMFDSEARNHGYQAMPAHAERYARAEEFVQTVLALWDSWADDAIERDRHGRYADPDKVQKIHHHGKHFLVDGPLNLPRPPQGHPVLVQAGASSQGRDLAARYAEAIYAVAYDLATAQDYYRDIKDRVAAAGRTAPVPILPGLVTYVGSTMEEARAKQRALDECLPVAASLRQLGLFIEQDCSDWELDAPVPPLPPLAEFRGPQGRYATILRIIETERPTLRQLLGRLAAGGGHCTMIGTPESIVDEMERWFHGRGADGFNLMPPSLPGGIEDFVDQVVPELQRRGLFREAYTTTTLRGHLGLERPPG
- a CDS encoding ISL3 family transposase, coding for MDATPLSLFWKGFTVAHHEFLDPQTLRLQLEPDDLTPPVCSGCDHACCLVHDVHRRRVREAPLLIYRVELDVPVRRLRCPTCGPTRERIDWLPGRSPVTTTLRQWVERLVTLLPIRHVADLVGLHWHTVKTIDKQRLQRDLPAPDPTRLRRLMMDEFALHKGHRYATVVACADTQQVVWIGEGRSRESIRPFFAWLGEARELIEAVAMDMNSAFDCEVKDQCPNAEVVYDRFHVVAKYGREVMDRVRVDQANQLRDDKAARKVIKGSRWLLLRNADNLKPEQAVKLEELLAANASLTTAYLLKDQLKTLWFADDEATARNAWQEWHAMATSSGIEALERFAKRLVPYLEGILSSARHRLNTSVLEGMNNRIKVIKRMAYGYRDTAYFFLKIRAAFPGKVR